From one Peredibacter starrii genomic stretch:
- a CDS encoding glycine--tRNA ligase, which translates to MSEENLKSMADLVAHSKHRGFIFQSSEIYGGLGSCWDMGPLGVELKNNIKQSWWKAMTYRDDVDGVDAAILMHPTVWKASGHVDNFTDPLVDCKVCKSRFRADNIDLSAPCSNCGAKDSFTEPRNFNLMFSTQMGPVEDTSAKVYLRPETAQGIFVNFPNVQTTMRRKLPFGIAQIGKAFRNEITPGNFIFRTREFEQMEMQYFIKPGTQAEAMEMWKELRWNWHLENGLRKERLQWKKHEQLAHYADAAFDIEYQFAHGWGEMEGIHSRTDFDLKQHQEYSKKNLNYVDQLDGNKKYLPYVLETSVGCDRCMLAVMSDAYRTEFPGDAEKERVVMRFKPSLAPIKAAIMPLMKKPDLEGPATALLRELQKDFKCEYDTAGSIGKRYRRQDEIGTPACITVDFDTLTDHSVTVRDRDTMVQERVALDKVKSYIKEKFSL; encoded by the coding sequence GTGTCAGAAGAGAATCTGAAATCGATGGCCGATTTAGTGGCCCATTCTAAGCATCGTGGTTTTATTTTCCAAAGTTCAGAAATCTACGGTGGACTTGGTTCTTGTTGGGACATGGGTCCTCTTGGTGTTGAATTAAAAAATAATATTAAGCAGTCTTGGTGGAAGGCCATGACTTATCGTGATGATGTTGATGGCGTAGATGCTGCTATCCTTATGCACCCAACAGTGTGGAAGGCCTCAGGTCACGTTGATAACTTCACTGATCCACTAGTGGACTGTAAAGTTTGTAAGTCTCGTTTCCGCGCAGACAACATCGACCTATCAGCTCCATGTTCAAATTGTGGCGCTAAAGATTCATTCACTGAACCTCGTAACTTCAACCTTATGTTCTCAACTCAAATGGGTCCGGTTGAAGATACTTCTGCGAAAGTTTACCTTCGTCCTGAAACAGCTCAAGGTATCTTCGTAAACTTCCCGAACGTGCAAACAACAATGAGAAGAAAGCTTCCATTCGGTATTGCTCAGATCGGTAAAGCGTTCCGTAACGAAATCACTCCAGGTAACTTCATTTTCAGAACTCGTGAGTTCGAACAAATGGAAATGCAATACTTCATTAAGCCAGGCACTCAAGCTGAAGCGATGGAGATGTGGAAAGAACTTCGCTGGAACTGGCACCTTGAGAACGGTCTTCGTAAAGAGCGTCTTCAGTGGAAAAAGCACGAGCAACTTGCTCACTACGCTGATGCTGCTTTCGATATCGAGTACCAATTCGCTCACGGTTGGGGAGAGATGGAAGGTATTCACTCTCGTACAGACTTCGATCTTAAACAACATCAGGAATACTCTAAGAAAAACCTTAACTACGTTGATCAGCTTGATGGAAATAAAAAATATCTTCCATACGTGCTTGAGACTTCAGTTGGTTGTGACCGCTGTATGCTTGCAGTTATGTCAGATGCATACCGTACTGAATTCCCGGGCGACGCTGAGAAAGAACGCGTAGTAATGAGATTTAAACCTTCACTTGCTCCAATCAAAGCGGCGATCATGCCGCTTATGAAGAAGCCAGATCTTGAAGGTCCTGCTACAGCACTTCTTCGTGAACTACAAAAAGATTTCAAATGTGAGTACGACACTGCTGGTTCAATTGGTAAGCGTTACCGTCGTCAAGACGAGATCGGTACTCCGGCCTGTATCACAGTTGACTTCGACACACTTACTGATCACTCAGTGACAGTTCGTGATCGCGATACAATGGTTCAAGAGCGCGTAGCACTTGATAAAGTTAAGTCATACATTAAAGAAAAATTTTCTCTATAA
- a CDS encoding RrF2 family transcriptional regulator: MKLTLKTDYALRVLIFLQREERKVTIAEIADFYGIKKNHLSVVVNRLSELGYVHTVPGPKGGIEFNPAMANKSVAEVFTSFEDLDMVECFNSESNTCQLSLNCKLKGMLGRATRAFVSELKGHKIKDLV; encoded by the coding sequence ATGAAACTAACACTAAAAACCGACTACGCTTTAAGGGTGCTGATCTTTCTTCAACGTGAAGAGAGAAAGGTCACTATTGCCGAAATCGCGGATTTTTATGGCATCAAGAAGAACCACTTGAGTGTCGTGGTGAATAGACTTTCGGAACTTGGCTATGTCCATACCGTTCCAGGTCCCAAAGGTGGAATTGAATTCAATCCGGCCATGGCGAATAAATCTGTCGCCGAAGTTTTTACCTCATTTGAAGATTTGGATATGGTTGAGTGTTTTAACTCTGAGTCCAATACATGTCAGTTAAGCCTTAATTGCAAACTCAAAGGCATGCTTGGTCGAGCGACCCGAGCTTTTGTGAGTGAACTAAAGGGTCATAAGATCAAAGATCTTGTTTAA
- a CDS encoding 2Fe-2S iron-sulfur cluster binding domain-containing protein, translating to MATLTYKDRSFQGQESETILDCLIRNGEKIPHSCKSGICQSCVMKTNDPVDLVSQKGLKPTKKEAGLFYTCQQSLNKDFEVFDSHESGPPIDGEIISQQRVSSSVVILKIQLDSPLEYKAGQFVNVFRTDQLCRSYSLASVSNNQIIELHVRKVPEGSMSNWLYDSNLLGQKITLSGPVGECYLTQDMENDDLLLIGVGTGLAPLYGIVHEAIANGFKGKITLFHGGLRLESLYLVEELKNLEQTHSQFNYFPVYLLGESKEGFLQGDLVELLKKHEFDLKNTTVMVCGDPDMVKKLKQTVFLKGVSSKKIFSDAFVSNKKV from the coding sequence ATGGCCACGCTGACTTATAAAGATCGTTCATTTCAAGGTCAGGAATCAGAAACTATTTTGGATTGTTTAATTCGAAATGGAGAGAAAATTCCTCATTCTTGTAAGAGTGGTATTTGTCAGTCGTGTGTGATGAAAACCAATGATCCCGTAGACCTTGTTTCGCAAAAGGGGCTTAAGCCCACAAAGAAAGAAGCAGGGCTTTTTTATACCTGTCAGCAGTCTCTCAATAAAGACTTTGAAGTTTTTGATTCTCATGAGTCCGGCCCGCCGATTGATGGGGAAATTATCTCTCAACAGCGGGTCTCTAGTTCAGTTGTCATTCTGAAAATCCAGCTTGATTCGCCTCTGGAATATAAGGCCGGGCAATTCGTGAATGTCTTTCGCACAGATCAATTGTGTCGTTCCTATTCTTTGGCAAGTGTTTCAAACAATCAGATTATTGAACTCCACGTGAGAAAAGTTCCGGAAGGCTCGATGTCAAATTGGTTGTATGATTCAAATCTCCTGGGTCAAAAGATCACTTTAAGTGGGCCAGTGGGTGAGTGTTACTTAACTCAGGACATGGAGAACGATGATCTTTTACTTATAGGAGTAGGAACGGGTCTCGCTCCCTTGTATGGAATTGTTCATGAAGCTATTGCAAACGGATTCAAGGGCAAGATAACCCTCTTTCATGGAGGGCTCCGTTTAGAGAGTCTCTACCTTGTAGAAGAGCTCAAGAATCTTGAACAAACGCATTCTCAGTTTAACTATTTCCCGGTCTATTTATTGGGAGAGAGCAAAGAAGGTTTCTTACAGGGTGATTTGGTTGAGCTACTGAAAAAGCATGAGTTTGATTTAAAGAACACGACCGTCATGGTTTGTGGAGACCCAGATATGGTCAAGAAACTTAAACAGACTGTATTTTTAAAGGGTGTTTCCTCTAAAAAAATATTCAGCGATGCCTTTGTTTCCAATAAAAAGGTTTGA
- a CDS encoding group I truncated hemoglobin, protein MSSLFENIGGEKAVDAAVDIFYRKVLADDRISHFFDDVDMEDQIAKQKSFLTMAFGGPVNYSGLNMKEGHKHLVARGLNDSHVDAVIELLGGTLKELNVPAELISQVAGIAESVRGQVLGRQG, encoded by the coding sequence ATGAGTAGCTTATTTGAGAATATTGGTGGCGAGAAGGCCGTAGATGCAGCCGTAGATATCTTTTATCGTAAGGTTTTGGCCGACGATCGCATCAGTCATTTTTTCGATGATGTAGATATGGAAGATCAGATTGCTAAGCAGAAGTCATTCTTGACGATGGCCTTTGGTGGACCTGTTAATTATTCAGGTCTGAACATGAAAGAGGGCCATAAGCATTTAGTGGCAAGAGGTCTGAATGACAGTCACGTTGATGCTGTTATTGAACTTCTAGGTGGAACACTTAAAGAACTAAATGTTCCAGCAGAATTGATTTCTCAAGTTGCTGGCATTGCTGAAAGCGTTCGTGGACAAGTACTAGGCAGACAAGGGTAA